The genomic DNA TCGTCCGGCCAGGGCCGCCAGGGTTTCATCTACACACCCCACTACGCCGCGAGCAAAATGGGCGTGATCGGCATCACCCAAAGCCTGGCGCTGGAACTGGCGCGGCATAACATCACGGTTAACGCGTTTTGCCCCGGCATCATCGAGAGCGAGATGTGGGACTACAACGACCGGGTCTGGGGCGAGATTCTCAGCACCGAGGAAAAACGCTACGGCAAGGGTGAACTGATGGCCGAATGGGTCAGGAACATCCCCCTGCGCCGCGCCGGCAAACCTTCGGATGTAGCCGGGCTGGTGGCGTTTTTGGCGTCCGATGACGCGGCTTACTTGACGGGCCAGGCAATCAATATCGACGGCGGCCTGATCATGTCGTAAGGGTTTGGTATCCTCACCGGCATTGATACATCTACCGAGGCCTTCATGAGCCAGATCGAAGAACAGCGCCTGATCACCAAGATCGCGAGCCTCTATTACGAAGAAGGGCTCAAGCAGTCCGAGATTTCCACGCAGCTCGACCTTTCCCAGTCGTTTATCAGCCGCGCCCTGCGCCGGGCGCTGCAGGAAGGCGTGGTAAAGATCAGCGTGATGCGCCTGCAAGGCCTGCACCTGGAGCTGGAAAACCAGTTGCAACGTCGCTACGGCGTGCGCCAGGTGATCGTGGTGGAAGCCACGGAGCCGGGCAATGACGAAAGCATCAAGCAGGCGATCGGTTCGGCGGCTGCGCATTATCTGGAAACCAGCTTGTCTGCCCAGGACCATATCGGCATTTCGTCGTGGAGCAGCACCATCCGCGCCATGGTCAGTCACTTGCACGCCCAACCCGGCAAACAAGGGGCCCAGGAAGTGGTGCAACTACTCGGTGGCGTGGGCAACAAAGGTGCCTTCGAAGCCACCCTGCTGACCCAGCGCCTGGCCACCCTGCTCAACTGCCCGGCATTTTTGCTGCCCTCGCAAAGCATCGAACAATCGGTGGAGAGCAAGCAGCGCATTGTGCAGATGGAAGAGGTCAAGGAAGTGCTGCAACGCTTTGACAGCATCACCCTGGCCATCGTCGGCATCGGTGACCTGGAACCCTCGCAACTGCTGCGCAACAGCGGCAACTATTACACCGAAGACATGCTGCGCTTGCTGGCCGAGCGCGGCGCGGTGGGCGATATCTGCCTGCGCTACTTCGACGCCCAGGGCAACCCGGTGCTGGAAGAAGACGAAGAGTTCGTGGTGTCGGTGGCGCTGCCCAAACTGCGCTCGATCCAGCGCGTACTCGGCCTGGCCGGCGGCCTGAACAAGGTGCAGGCGATTCGCGGTGCGCTCAAGGGCGGCTACCTCGATATCCTGATCACCGACCTCGACACCGCCCAGGCCCTGAACCACTAACCCCTTTCAGGAGGCTGCCGCCCATGAAGTCCAAGCTCGAACAACTCAAGCAATTTACCACCGTGGTTTGCGACACCGGCGACCTGGAAGCCATCAGCCGCCTGCGCCCGGTAGACGCCACCACCAACCCTTCGCTGTTGCTCAAAGCTGCCGCCATCCCGCAATACGCCAAGCTGCTGCGAGATGCGGTGAACCTGTCCAAGGGTAATGTGGACTTGGCCTGCGACCATTTTGCGGTGTCGGTGGGCGCGGGCATTCTGAAGGTGATTCCGGGGCGCATCTCTACTGAAGTCGATGCACGCTTGTCCTTCGACGAAGAGGCGCTGTGGGCCAAGGCCAACCAGTTGATCGCCCTGTACGACCAGGCCGGTGTGAGCCGCGACCGCGTGCTCATCAAACTGGCCTCCACCTGGGAAGGCATCCGCACCGCCGAACGCCTGGAAAAGGCCGGCATCCAGACCAACCTCACCCTGCTGTTCTCCTTCGCCCAGGCCGTGGCTTGCGCCGACGCGGGCGTGTTTCTGATCTCGCCGTTCGTGGGCCGTATCTACGACTGGTACCGCAAAAACACCGGCCTGGATTACACCGGCGCCGACGACCCGGGCGTGCAGTCGGTGACGCGCATCTACAACTACTACAAGGCCAACCAGATTCCGACCGTGGTCATGGGTGCAAGCTTCCGCACCGTGAGCCAGATCGAGCAACTGGCCGGCTGCGACCGCCTGACCATCAGCCCGGATTTGCTGCAAAAACTGGCTGACGATAACGGCACGCTGGAACGCAAACTGGCGCCAGGCGTCGACGGTGAAGCACGTCAACGGTTCACCGAAGCGCAGTTCCGCTGGGCGTCGAATGAAGATGCAATGGCGACGGAGAAACTGGCGGAAGGGATTCGCCAGTTTGCGCGGGATCAGGAGAAGCTGGAGGCGGTGTTGGCGGCGTTGTAAGGGGCTAAAACCGCAGCGGTCAAAGGTGGGAGCTGGCTTGCCTGCTCCCACAGAAAAGCCAGCTCCCACAGATTGCTCTTTGCCTGCTGGATGGCTGGCTCAGAACGGCCCTTTCGTCATCACCCGCTCATCAATGAACCCGCGCAACAGGCCTATCCGCTGCGTATAAGCAGCGCTCAGGCAACTCACTTTCGCCCCGCAGGCATGGCGCCTCTTGAGCCACTCGGCTTGCCCGTCCATCAATGAACCGCGCCCACCCATGGCCATAAAGTGCTTGTTCAGGTCGTAGAGCAACGCCATGGTCACGTCCTGGTCGTTGAGACTGACGTTCTTGCAGATGGTGATTTCGTCAGACGCCCTGGCTTTGGAACAGTCGAAACTGGCGGCGAAGCTTGAAGGGCTGAACAGCAGCGCCGCTGCACTGGCAAACAGCGCAAAAACAACAGGTTTGATCATCACAGTCACTCCTCAGTTACGCGCAACACCCGTCCCGAACCGCCGAATCGCCAGGCAATACCCGATCAGCGCCACCGCCGCCAGCAGCCCACCTGCCGCACCGATCCAGGCGAAGCCGAAATGGCTGCCGACCCAACTGCCCATCAGGGCGCCGCCGCCGATACCGATGTTGTAGATGCCGGAAAACATCGCCATGGCCACGTCGGTAGCGTCCGGCGCGAGCACCA from Pseudomonas tolaasii NCPPB 2192 includes the following:
- a CDS encoding sugar-binding transcriptional regulator, whose translation is MSQIEEQRLITKIASLYYEEGLKQSEISTQLDLSQSFISRALRRALQEGVVKISVMRLQGLHLELENQLQRRYGVRQVIVVEATEPGNDESIKQAIGSAAAHYLETSLSAQDHIGISSWSSTIRAMVSHLHAQPGKQGAQEVVQLLGGVGNKGAFEATLLTQRLATLLNCPAFLLPSQSIEQSVESKQRIVQMEEVKEVLQRFDSITLAIVGIGDLEPSQLLRNSGNYYTEDMLRLLAERGAVGDICLRYFDAQGNPVLEEDEEFVVSVALPKLRSIQRVLGLAGGLNKVQAIRGALKGGYLDILITDLDTAQALNH
- the tal gene encoding transaldolase is translated as MKSKLEQLKQFTTVVCDTGDLEAISRLRPVDATTNPSLLLKAAAIPQYAKLLRDAVNLSKGNVDLACDHFAVSVGAGILKVIPGRISTEVDARLSFDEEALWAKANQLIALYDQAGVSRDRVLIKLASTWEGIRTAERLEKAGIQTNLTLLFSFAQAVACADAGVFLISPFVGRIYDWYRKNTGLDYTGADDPGVQSVTRIYNYYKANQIPTVVMGASFRTVSQIEQLAGCDRLTISPDLLQKLADDNGTLERKLAPGVDGEARQRFTEAQFRWASNEDAMATEKLAEGIRQFARDQEKLEAVLAAL
- a CDS encoding lysozyme inhibitor LprI family protein: MIKPVVFALFASAAALLFSPSSFAASFDCSKARASDEITICKNVSLNDQDVTMALLYDLNKHFMAMGGRGSLMDGQAEWLKRRHACGAKVSCLSAAYTQRIGLLRGFIDERVMTKGPF